A single genomic interval of Candidatus Neomarinimicrobiota bacterium harbors:
- a CDS encoding amidohydrolase family protein → MILIVNAEIVTGDKQNPFISDGAIAIEGTEIVKVGSTSDVKSNYPDAEIIDAQGGMVTPGHVNAHMHLYSSLARGMPPPAETPKNFVDILEKVWWRLDRALTSEDVYLSALVGLMESAKAGVTTVIDHHSSPNAITGSLSTISKAVRETGLRGILCYEVP, encoded by the coding sequence ATGATTCTGATAGTGAACGCCGAGATTGTTACGGGAGATAAACAAAACCCGTTCATATCTGACGGGGCGATAGCGATCGAGGGAACTGAGATCGTCAAGGTGGGAAGCACATCCGACGTGAAATCAAATTATCCTGATGCGGAGATCATTGACGCACAGGGCGGAATGGTGACTCCCGGTCATGTAAACGCCCATATGCATCTTTACAGCTCGCTGGCGAGGGGCATGCCCCCTCCGGCGGAAACGCCGAAGAATTTCGTGGATATCCTCGAAAAAGTCTGGTGGCGACTCGACAGGGCTTTGACTTCCGAGGACGTTTACCTATCGGCATTGGTAGGGCTTATGGAAAGCGCAAAGGCGGGCGTTACGACGGTCATAGATCATCACTCGAGTCCGAACGCCATAACCGGGAGCCTATCGACAATTTCAAAAGCCGTCAGGGAAACAGGATTACGCGGCATCTTATGTTATGAGGTGCCAG